The Gammaproteobacteria bacterium DNA window CAGGCCGGCTGTGTTGGGGTGAGCAATGGAGTGCGGCCGGTTAATAACACCCTCATCCTACGTCGAGCGATGGAATATGCGGCCAATTTCGATCTCACCGTGTTTCTACATGCCCAAGACCCGTGGCTCTCAGCCGGTGGTTGTGCCCATGAGGGGATGATCTCCGCGCAACTCGGTTTACCGGGGATCCCGGTGGCCGCCGAGACTGTTGCGGTGGCTCGTGCCTTGGTATTGGCTGAGCAAGACGGGATTCGCATCCATTTCATTTTGCTCTCTGCAGCACGTTCGGTAGAGATGGTGGCGGAGGCCCAAGCGCGGGGAGTACCCGTCACCGCCGATGTGGCTATTCACCAACTTCACCTCACGGAACTGGATATCGCCAACTTTGATGCCCAGTGTCACGTCTTGCCGCCGTTGCGTAGCCAATATGACCGCGACATGCTGCGCGTGGCGTGTGCGGGTGGCATCGTTTCGGCCATTTGCTCTGACCACCAGCCCCACGAGCCGGATGCCAAACTGGCTCCATTTTGCGAGACCGAGCCCGGTATCTCGGGCCTGGAGACACTCCTGCCGCTGGGGCTGCGTCTAGTTCACGACGGCATCTTTGACCTGTCGACCCTTATCTCCCGCCTCTCTTGGCAACCAGCCCGTATCCTGGGTCAGCCTTACGGAACGCTTCAGATTGGAGCGCGGGCTGACGTGTGTCTCTTCGATCTTAATCGTTCTTGGACAGTAGACGCTACACACCTGATCAGTCGTGGCCACAATACTCCCTTCCACGGTTGGAAATTACGGGGACGGGTGGTCCATACCCTTATGGAAGGAAAGCGGGTATTCGATCTGGAAGATTAGCGATTATTGCCGGCATTATTGCTTCCGCAGATTCAAACTCGAAGTGGTTTATCTGTCTAA harbors:
- the pyrC gene encoding Dihydroorotase-like protein produces the protein MAYTKRIRIRGGRVVDPSQGLDTTLDVCLADKRVAELGEAPDFQEDEVIDAAGLIVCPGLVDLRVYLREPGQEHKGTIDSETAAAAAGGITTVCVPPDTVPIIDTPAVAELIRVRADHSDKAWVLSLGALTKGLAGEQISEMAALQQAGCVGVSNGVRPVNNTLILRRAMEYAANFDLTVFLHAQDPWLSAGGCAHEGMISAQLGLPGIPVAAETVAVARALVLAEQDGIRIHFILLSAARSVEMVAEAQARGVPVTADVAIHQLHLTELDIANFDAQCHVLPPLRSQYDRDMLRVACAGGIVSAICSDHQPHEPDAKLAPFCETEPGISGLETLLPLGLRLVHDGIFDLSTLISRLSWQPARILGQPYGTLQIGARADVCLFDLNRSWTVDATHLISRGHNTPFHGWKLRGRVVHTLMEGKRVFDLED